A region from the Pelobates fuscus isolate aPelFus1 chromosome 3, aPelFus1.pri, whole genome shotgun sequence genome encodes:
- the LOC134601927 gene encoding extracellular calcium-sensing receptor-like, producing the protein MFLFEHYQQFQALRFSVEEINRNPDLLPNTTLGFYSYDSCAVLQGEIEATLWILTGNNQAIPNYCCRENPPLAAVIGHSSSTYSMSMAHLLGLYRYPQVSYFSTSSLLSDRTQFPSFFRTVPSDKFQSVGLAHLVLRYQWTWIGLLAPDNDYGQEGIQVIKKEIMNSGACVAFTEFIMTSLIFTEIKRMVKLIKESTAKVIVAFSTDIYMIPILEEMLRQNVTGKLFVASEAWSISNVLSVEKYFSILTGTVGFAYHSSTIQGFQEFANSIHPFSTPGLTWAKIFWAEAFGCKFPNEKNVTDLSKYSGTLCTGDESLFSIQNSYNDVSSLRVSYNVYVAVHVIARALHNLMECKDSTGQPSLEKCSTITNFNPWELLHYFKKVRVELNNKREVFFDENGDPPAIYDIVNWHQTTEGVINQVKVGRYDTAASSEDKFSINTSLVKWPTGGQEVPVSICSESCPPGFRKVARKGEPICCFQCSPCAQGEISNQTDSIDCLKCPWDMWPNPQKNQCLPKSIDYLSYDEPLGMALTTTGVSSSMIPVSIFSIFITYKNTPIVRANNYALSCILLISLSLCFLSSLAFIGYPQPEKCLLRQAAFGMVFTICISCILAKTIMVVFAFMATKPGSSLKKWTKPRVSYTLVNVCSLLQLILCIMWLSLSPPFPQYNTQTQPGIIVIECNEGSPMAFWCMLGYLGLLATISFVVAFLARRLPDSFNEAKFITFSMLAFLSVWVSYIPASLSARGKYTVAMEIFAIQSSSWALVICMFVPKCFIIVFRPDMNSKEHLMGKSKSLK; encoded by the exons AT GTTTCTTTTTGAACATTACCAACAATTCCAGGCTTTGAGATTCAGTGTGGAGGAAATCAACAGAAACCCAGACCTTCTCCCCAATACAACTCTAGGTTTTTATTCCTATGACTCATGCGCAGTGTTGCAGGGAGAGATTGAGGCTACCCTCTGGATCTTGACAGGTAACAATCAGGCTATACCCAATTACTGCTGTCGTGAAAATCCACCACTGGCTGCAGTCATTGGCCACTCATCATCTACATACTCAATGTCGATGGCTCATCTACTGGGACTGTACCGATATCCACAA GTCAGCTATTTCTCAACAAGTTCTCTATTGAGTGATAGAACACAGTTCCCTTCCTTCTTCAGAACTGTTCCAAGTGACAAATTCCAGTCAGTAGGCCTGGCGCATCTAGTGTTACGTTACCAGTGGACCTGGATTGGGCTCCTTGCACCTGACAATGACTATGGTCAAGAAGGTATCCAGGTCATTAAGAAAGAAATTATGAATTCTGGAGCATGTGTGGCCTTTACGGAATTTATCATGACTAGTCTAATCTTTACTGAAATCAAACGCATGGTAAAACTCATTAAAGAATCAACGGCCAAGGTTATTGTGGCTTTCTCTACGGACATCTATATGATCCCTATTCTGGAGGAGATGTTAAGGCAGAACGTAACCGGGAAACTCTTTGTTGCCAGTGAAGCATGGTCTATCTCAAATGTTTTATCAGTGGAGAAATACTTTTCTATTCTCACTGGTACTGTGGGTTTTGCGTATCATAGCTCGACTATTCAAGGGTTTCAAGAATTTGCGAATAGCATTCATCCCTTTAGTACACCTGGGTTAACATGGGCCAAGATCTTCTGGGCGGAAGCTTTTGGATGCAAGTTTCCGAATGAGAAAAATGTCACAGACTTGTCTAAGTATTCTGGAACTTTGTGTACAGGAGATGAAAGTTTGTTCAGTATACAGAATAGCTATAATGATGTATCCAGTCTAAGAGTATCTTATAATGTCTATGTTGCAGTTCATGTGATAGCAAGAGCTCTGCACAACCTAATGGAATGCAAAGACTCAACTGGACAACCATCACTTGAAAAATGTTCAACTATAACAAACTTCAATCCATGGGAG CTCTTGCACTATTTTAAGAAGGTACGAGTGGAACTCAACAACAAAAGAGAAGTGTTTTTTGATGAGAATGGAGACCCACCAGCCATATATGACATTGTGAACTGGCATCAGACTACCGAGGGTGTAATAAATCAGGTGAAGGTGGGGCGATATGACACTGCAGCATCATCTGAAGACAAGTTTAGCATCAACACAAGCTTGGTCAAGTGGCCAACAGGTGGGCAGGAG GTCCCTGTGTCCATTTGCAGTGAAAGCTGTCCCCCTGGTTTCAGGAAGGTAGCCAGAAAAGGTGAACCAATATGTTGTTTTCAATGCAGCCCATGTGCCCAAGGTGAAATCTCCAACCAAACAG ACTCCATTGACTGCTTGAAATGTCCTTGGGATATGTGGCCCAATCCCCAAAAGAATCAATGCCTCCCAAAATCCATTGACTATCTCTCCTACGATGAACCACTGGGGATGGCTCTGACCACCACTGGAGTATCTTCCTCTATGATTCCAGTCTCcatctttagtatctttattaCTTACAAGAATACGCCAATTGTCAGAGCCAATAACTATGCTTTAAGTTGTATTCTCTTGATATCTTTGTCCCTCTGTTTTCTGAGTTCTTTAGCTTTCATTGGTTATCCTCAACCTGAGAAGTGTCTGCTAAGACAGGCTGCATTTGGCATGGTCTTTACCATATGTATCTCTTGTATATTGGCCAAAACCATCATGGTGGTTTTTGCTTTTATGGCCACAAAACCAGGCAGCAGCTTAAAAAAATGGACCAAACCTCGGGTGTCTTACACACTCGTGAACGTTTGTTCCTTGCTACAATTAATATTGTGCATCATGTGGctttctctctcccctccatTCCCTCAGTATAACACCCAAACCCAACCAGGTATCATTGTCATTGAGTGTAATGAAGGTTCACCCATGGCCTTCTGGTGCATGTTGGGATATCTTGGTCTTCTAGCCACTATCAGTTTTGTTGTTGCCTTCTTGGCCAGGAGACTTCCTGACAGCTTTAATGAGGCCAAGTTCATTACCTTTAGCATGCTGGCCTTCCTCAGTGTTTGGGTGTCCTATATCCCGGCTTCTCTTAGCGCTCGAGGCAAATACACAGTGGCCATGGAAATATTTGCCATTCAGTCCTCCAGCTGGGCCTTAGTGATCTGTATgtttgtccccaaatgtttcattaTAGTTTTCCGACCAGACATGAACTCAAAGGAACATCTGATGGGGAAAAGcaaatctttaaaataa